A stretch of the Channa argus isolate prfri chromosome 9, Channa argus male v1.0, whole genome shotgun sequence genome encodes the following:
- the LOC137132876 gene encoding olfactory receptor 6N2-like, translating to MEEEVNVTYLIFGGHVEINKYRYLYFMIVFILYLLIICSNCTIVYLIWKHQSLHEPMYIFIAALLLNSVLFSTNIYPKLLIDFLSEKQIISYQACLVQYFNFYVLVDSELLLLTAMAYDRYVSICKPLQYPTIMRKKTISIFLVLSWLFPLCHFVALATMCANQKLCSFTLKVIFCNNTFLKLFCVTPKAITIFGVITLLNNVGFPVFFIIYTYTRILKICYRSSGDVRKKAAQTCLPPLLLLINHFILLTYDVIVVRLEYDFPKTARLIMTLPLVVYNPLLNPIVYGLKMREIFKHLKRLFCRQKMN from the coding sequence TTTTTATACTTTATCTTCTCATAATCTGCAGTAATTGTACTATTGTGTACTTGATCTGGAAACACCAAAGcctccatgagcctatgtacattttcattgctgctttgttgctgaactctgttcttttcagcacCAACATCTACCCAAAGCTTTTAATCGACTTTTTATCCGAAAAGCAGATCATATCATATCAGGCCTGtcttgttcaatattttaacttttatgttttagttgATTCAGAACTCTTACTTTTGACAGCCAtggcctatgacagatatgtgtctatatgtaaacctctgcaatatccaactATTATGAGGAAAAAAACCATCAGTATATTTCTGGTTTTGTCTTggctttttcctctttgtcactTTGTTGCATTAGCAACCATGTGTGCTAATCAAAAACTCTGTAGCTTCACTCTGAAAgtcattttttgtaataacacatttttaaaacttttctgtgtgactCCAAAAGCAATAACTATTTTTGGTGTGATCACATTGTTAAATAATGTGGGTTTTCCCGTGTTCTTCATCATTTATACTTACACCAGAATACTCAAGATCTGTTATCGCAGCAGTGGAGACGTCCGAAagaaagctgcacagacctgtttacctcctctgctgcttttaatCAATCATTTTATATTGCTAACATATGATGTTATTGTAGTTCGACTGGAATATGATTTCCCAAAAACTGCACGTTTAATAATGACTTTACCATTAGTTGTTTATAATCCCCTTTTGAATCCAATTGTATATGGATTAAAAATGAGAgaaatttttaaacatcttaaaaGGTTGTTCTGTCGACAGAAAATGAACTAA